TCGAGGTGGAGACTCATACTTGGGGACGATTCCGGGGCCAGCGGGTTTGGCCTGAGTGCCGAGAACTCAAGGCGCGCGCTGCTGCTCGATTACCTCTATCGACGAGAGCTCGGGCCAAGACGAAATATCCGTGCAAAGAACAAGAAGGGTGGCTCGGAGGCTTCCGAACTCACCGTGCCAGAATGGATCAACGGAGTTCACGAACTCTTTCCGAAACGCACGATTGAGAGGCTCGAGAAAGACGCGATCGACCGCTATCAGATCGAGGAAATCGTGACGCGCCCGGAGATTCTCAACCGTGCGACCCCGAATTTGACGCTCCTAAAGGCGGTGTTGCGCACCAAACACCTGATGAACCAGGAAGTTCTGCACGCGGCGAAACGCATCGTTGAAGAGGTTGTTCGCGAGCTCATGGAAAAACTCGCCCGCGAGATTCAAACACCATTTCTGGGAGCGTTGAACAGAAAGCGGCGAAGCGCGCTTAAAATCGCAAAGAACTTCGATGCGGCTCAGACGATTCGACGCAATCTAAAGCATTGGGACCCTGAGTCCCAGAAGTTGATCGTGCAAAACCCCATCTTCTTCACCCGGATCCGGCGTCACGCCGAAAAATGGCGGCTT
This Microvenator marinus DNA region includes the following protein-coding sequences:
- a CDS encoding VWA domain-containing protein produces the protein MDEDVRKSRWRLILGDDSGASGFGLSAENSRRALLLDYLYRRELGPRRNIRAKNKKGGSEASELTVPEWINGVHELFPKRTIERLEKDAIDRYQIEEIVTRPEILNRATPNLTLLKAVLRTKHLMNQEVLHAAKRIVEEVVRELMEKLAREIQTPFLGALNRKRRSALKIAKNFDAAQTIRRNLKHWDPESQKLIVQNPIFFTRIRRHAEKWRLIIVVDQSGSMLENVIHAAVSASIFHKLNQLKSNLVAFDTQVVDLSESVSDPVETLLNVQLGGGTDIANALEYASKLVDDPNRTIVVLITDFFEGGPVEHLFAMAKGLVEQGTHVLGLAALDGQAEPHFDREIAQRLANLGVHIGAMTPGELAQWVAEKIR